The genomic region TTTACTAATGCATGTGCATaaataaaaaaccataaaaaatgatttttttgtgctttttctaaaaataaaaaatagaagcaaGATGtaggatgttgggttcaccaaaatataatgtggTAGGGGAAATAGGATTCACAAATCTATGCATGCAATCAAGGAATCTATTTTATTTCCTACACAGTTACATTGGAAGGAGAATGATATGTTGGACTCAAGATGGCTTAAGCACAAATGGATGCAATGGTCCTTCTTTGTGGGGGAATATGACTATGCAATTGAAAATGAAGAAGTAAGTCCAAAGAGGTTGAAATGATAGTTTTTAGTAACACAAGAAGATTGGTAACTGAAATACTAATTCCAAAAGAAGATCCAATAGAGCAGAGTATAACTAACTTGCAGTCTGAATTTCAGTAAAAAATGGAGGGATTGGGGCACTTTGTGCACCCTGCTCCTGAGACTAGGGTGCCTGACGTTCCTTCCTCCCAACAGTTTCGATTTTGACGAATTGCAGACTATAGATCTCCACCTGCTTGTTTTGTACCTATTTTCGTGGGTTCATCACCTTCTTTTGCACATAGGAAAGAGGGAAAATGGTGGGTAGATAAGGTTTGCataagtcaaaccctgattttaGGGATTAACCCTTAAGTTGGATTGAATTAAATTGGAAAATCTTGCCTTTTGAGAACAATGCTAGAtctgaaattgaaatgcttgaatgtaaatgatgACACCTTTAATGGttgatgcaattctcttaggataagttctccatgtgttgatgcaataaacaTGATTaaaacatcatgaaatcataaataaAACAATGCTTGAAGATGTCTTGAAGTAGCTTGTTGCTCCTAGaataagattttctcttgaagtCTTGATGATGAGATGCTCATGATGAGATGTGTTGTTCTAAAAAAATCTCCAattgaaagagagagagggagaggcctTTATACCTCATCAAGCATTTCAGGGTGCAAAACTCAGAGTAGGTTGACATAGGAAAAGATTTCTAGCTTAACCATGCTAACCATTAAGTGGTTTAAATTTGAGCAAAAACATCAGGGAGCGGAGTGCCCAAGGCACCTTGCTCCCAAGAGCAAGGCACCTAGGACGCCTTGCTTCCTTCAATATGGGCCCAAATTTAAACCCAAGGCCTAGAATGTCGAGGAGAGGCTAGTATTAAATATAAATTGGGGTGTGATGTTGAGGTAAAATATGGAAGGCTACATGTGCTAAAATAGGGCCTAGATAGGTGAGAAATGAGGAGATGAAAGAATTATAGGGCTCACTTAGGATATAAGGGCCCATGTAAAATTTTATTGAGAATAGAATTGAGAGAGTActctaatattaatttaaattaataaatgttCTGTAATGCATAGAAGAGTGTGGGATACTAAAATGTGCTAAAAGagtgaaattggacaccctaattaaataTGTATATTTTACAATGCTACAGCTGTATAAATGAATCTCAATGTGTAATGTTAGGAAACATTACACACCCATAATAAAAATGTCAATAATGAGTTATTTTTCTATATGAAAATTGAATGTATGCAAGATTGAAAGGGAAACCAAGATAGGTTGTCTTTTATGAAAATATCGAATGACTTTATGCTTGCATGTGAGAGTTTTGGATTCAACAACTTGGTTGTTAaatattcttttatattatttataaaatctgACCATAGTCTATTCTAGTAGGGATCACTACATGTGATTTGACATTGATTATAATTCCACCATGAGATCTCAAATGACATATGTGGAAGGTGCATGTCTTTCCACGTACATATGTCTAAGGTTCAAAGTCAATCGGTCAAGCATCAATGATTCAATTATCACGTATAATGAGGGGCAAAGAGTTTTCCAATGGTACAACATTGACTTGGAAAATATGAAACAACTCTTGTCTTCTTACAAGGGTCATCGTCTTGTGTTCTACGAGTCTTCTAAACGTTTTCTTTCATGTCTTTTAATAATGCTTTACGCCCATTGAAATTTCTTCTACGACTCATCTGTTATAAAATTTCAACGAATTTGCTAAGGTTCGGTTCCCTGTATATGATGCATTGATCAACCACTGAGGCCCTGCCGTGAAAGAAACTGTGGTTTTACCACTTTACCAATCACTGGAAGAAAAAGACTGTCCGAAGTTTCTCGACGACCAAGAGTTAAAATTGAGAGATACAAATAACCCTGTCATACAAAATGTTATATACTCCTAGACTTGAGATATCCGGTGTGTTTTTTAATTTGTAtcaattcaaaaatagtataatggattgtggaaaactgatATCATTTATATCTTGAGTTAAGAGGGTTATTAGATGATCTTCTATGACTTATTTGTTGGAGTATGAAAATATAGAAGACGAAACAACTGCTAAATAGAAAGTGTTTGAGTGAGGTTGGAATAAGGGAAACATGTCAACGAGTTGTATGAAGTTAGCAGGGAGGTGTATTGATAGATGGGAGGGCCATCACTATTAGGGACTATACACTTCGCAACCATTATAGTTAACTTGGAGTTTGCTTGTGAATTGTACAAATAAATTGAGTGTGTGATGTGGATGATGAGATATATTTTTGTATGAAAATTCGAGTGTCTATAGGGTTGGAAGGGAAGATGGGTAGGCGGTCTATTAGGGATTGTTGATGACTCCATTCTTGTAGATGAGAGTTCTAGATTCAATAGTCTAGTAATTGAATCTTATTGTTGTTTCTTATTTATAGAATTCAAGCACAATCTGATTTGATTTCAAGATTACAATTCAATTTGATATTAAATGACATACATTGAAGGTGTAGGGCATTCTAAGTTTTTATACATGTAAGGTGTAAAATTAGTCAATCAACTACTGATAAGGTTAAATGAATTTGAAGCTGAACATGCAACACCAAGTTGTATAGCAATGTGCTAGCTAGTGTGGAGCTAGACAACTTTTTGGCTAGATGAAATAGTAGTGTGAAATCTATCATCTTATGGATGAGGATTGTAGCTTATAGGTAGCTTACTAGTGTTGGATTTGTCTCTACCTTGTCCTGGCTACTCTCAAATCTCCTTCTCTTCCATGTACAAGTTTCCCATTCTTTGTGAAAATAAATTACTTACAACCTTTAGCTATGCTTTTCGAACTTGCGAGGAAGGGATTTTTATCACATTATTGTGGACCATACGTGTAACCTCCTCAATAATGTGTGGGCTCAAGTCTCTGTAACATCTAAATCTTGTACAAGTTTTGAGGCTTTTAAAGATGATTCATTGCTTAACATCTTATCCACAACCTGTGAAGGTAGTATTATCCCAAAAGGTGAGAAAAATCTATTATTAGACACATCCCTTGACAAATTCTTTGACATTAATACTTTACTTGCCTTTATAGGAATGCTTGTCAAAATAGATGAAAGGACGAAAGAACCAAGCAAAGTCAAGCCACTAGGAGAAGTCATGGATTGGGATAATAAGTACCTAGGTCTCCAAGAGTGGTGATCACCATGTAATAGTTGTATATCATTTGTCTGTCAAGAACATAATAACCTCGTCACCCATCTAATGAACAAGTTCATAGAGAAAGTAATAATGATTGGAACTATTTACTAAAACAACAAGTTGGAcaactaggaaattgaaatcctTGAAATAAAACCAAATCTCAAACCTACTATAGATTAAGGTTGTGTTATTTCCTTGTCAAAATCTATACTGAACAATGTACATGCACTCTAGGTTTTATTGAACCTTAGGACAAACCATATCTTAATTTTAAAAGATATCCAATGGTTCGGTCTTGTTTATaatgattgaaaaaaaaaatctaacaagAAGAAACTTGTTTAGAACATGAGACCATTTTCTAGCAAGAAATAGCTACCAAATGTAGTCTATTGATGGTGGAGAAATTTTTGAAGATTCAAATATTTGCCTTAGTAATTTTCAAAAGGCAAGAACTTACAAGAGGGTTGTAGTTCAGTTGGTTGAGCACAATTGATGAGTGTGAtggtatgggtaagtgcaccaagatggtgaacaaaaagtggggtataagtggccacttttttcttttcttctgaaaacaggtaaacctgaacttcaaagaaaTATTTGAAGGTCACACACTCAGAAATaggagttgaaaaaaaaaaaaaattgtagtactctgaatctagtttctaaaatactaaaaaaatttaaatttggataagattaagtgggtcaaacttctctcgcagtaaaaaatgttcttgattttttcagaaaaacataacatagctatttttgtgcgctgcacaaaatatatagttagatttagtatttttcaaaaccctttggtaggatgataggtaaaaTATAGacctagaagttgtgtatttttttgtaattgttcattgagtatttttttttcttattttttgaagtgaccgcattctgaaaatttggtacctgttcgtgcactgggcataacttgcatcaaaatttaataaaaaataaaaactttttaaattttttttatatagaaTCTAGTGTGGaacaataatatttaatttattttaaatttggtcatgtatatcaaaatttatccccctccccctctccttatcctattctctccctctcttcttatcccctgttctctatcttaccccctctccccctattgtctctctcaccccctctccttatcctattctctctctctgtctctctcgatcctattctcaccctctctcctttctctttctttccctatctctatcACTCTTTTCCTATCcccttatctctctatctctaacaatctctccctctgcctctccttatcctattctatccctctcttccttctccctactctctctctctccctccccatctccctagtctctctctaactctctctctcaccccctctccttatcctattctctctctctctctctctctctctctctctctctctctctctctctctctctctttctctcccctgctctccccttctctctttgtctctaactctctctccctacccctctccttatactatgctatccctctcttcctacccctactctctctctctctccctcctcctctccctactctctctctctctctctctctctctctctctctctccacttcctctttggttcttagttctacataacacgtacgagttatgcagaactaaggtcaaaacttctagttttgcataaccaatacgagttttgaggaacttgttttgttattattaaatataatgtacgggttttgaggaactttttgtttttttaattatttttggctaggcttAGTGTTACCGAGcctagcatgtttttgaatttcatagaaaatgcacgggttatgaaaaatttcattttttttttgcatgtggcaacttttttgttcaccatcttggtgcacttacccgtaCATGTTACTTGAATATGCCATCCACTAAGGTTCAAATTCTCGAATGTGTGATATAAAGAATTAGGTCAATTGATGACTTTGACAAAATAGATGTCCCTCTATTAAAAAAATATCCCGATAAACTTGTGCTCCCATGTGAAATAGTTACAAACAAATTTATGAACGATATTAAACTCTCCATATAAAGGCCATTGATTGTTTGACAGCCTTTTGTGCCACGTAAAATGGTATGTTGTTGACTAGACACAATTCTTCTACCAATTATTGTCATCTTGCATATATCTTCAATACGCTAGTTGGCTACCACTCAAATATTTTGGAACGAGGTTAGTGTATAACTTTGACAAAATAGATATCCCTCAATTCTTGACCACCAATCGAAAAAATATCCCGATAAACTTGTGCTCTCATGTGAAACAATAAAAACAAGTTCATGAATGAGATTAAATTCTCCATACAAAAGACAATGATTGTTTGAGAGCGTTTTGTGCCACGTAAATGGTACATTGTTGACTTGACACAATTCTTCTACCTATTATACTACCACTCAGATATTTTTGAGATGAGATTAATTGATGACTTTGACAAAATAGATGTccttcaaaatgaaaaaaatattccGTTAAATTTGTGCAAAAATAAATTCATGAATGCTTCATTGATTGTTTGACAATGATACGACTTGACACAATTTTTCTACCTATCATCGCCGTCATCTTAGGTAACTACCACACATATTTTTGTAAAATCTTAAAAAGTCGGGAGTCGATTTCTACACAGACGACATTTCGTGTCTCCTTCCTACCACTTGTCTACAGACAATTTGCGATTGGAAGTTTCTACTAAATATAACCTATCGGCTACAGGAGGAAGAACAAATCTGCGTACTTGTACTCGGGAAAGAGTAATTTAATTTTCTCTACTTTTATTTAGTTGCAGTCCGCTCTGAATTCTACTTTCCATCCCCTTGGGCACTGGAATTCATGGCTTCTTCCTCCTCATCTTACCATCAAAATGTGGAAGAAGCTCCTTTCAGTGAATTTGTAATGGAAGCGTTCCCTCAATACGATGCATTCATCAACCATCGAGGCCCTGACGTGAAAGAAACCCTGGCTTTAGCACTTCACGAATCACTGGAAGAACAAGACTGTCCCACATTTCTTGATGATCAAGAGTTAAAATTGGGAGATCCAATTAACCCTGTCATAATAAATGCCATACGCTCCTCTACAGTTCAAATCGCCATCTTCTCACCACGATATGCAGAGTCCTCTTTGTGTCTGGATGAGCTGGTTCTCATGTTGAGAACCAAGGCTCGATTTATTCCTGTATTTTGTGATGTGGAACCTTCTGACCTTCGCCACCCTGAAAATGGAGTCTATGCTACTGCATTGGCTAGACATAAGGAAAAGGCCAGGTTCAGCAATGACAGGCTTCACCGCTGGAAAGCAGCCCTTCACGCTTCTTCACTTGTCACTGGATACATATTCAGCACATCTGATGAGTAAGCCTAAAATTATTTTGGCCATTTCTATTTTCCCCTGTTTTCTTGGCTTCTGTTGTTTGCTTCAATCCATTATAATTCAGTTTAATTAGTTTCCATTTTACTTTCTCCATATTGATTTTCAAAACCTCTTGAATTCTTTGATCCTAGTGATGTCGAGAGGCTGTGCACAACGATTGCCTTAGCTGTGCAACAAGAGGTTGAAAAGACAAGATCTAAGGAAGTTGTAAAGCCAAGTATACCAGCACCGGTGAAGAAATCTGGTCTTTTGCCCAGAGATTCACATCCAGTGGGAATAGATTCCAAGCTTGAACAGATTGTAGGCTTGCTTGAAGATCCAAAAGTTAAAGTTATAGCTGTAGTTGGTATGGCTGGCTCGGGAAAGACGTTTCTTCTCCAGAATATCTACAACCGAAAAAAATCCAGGTTTGAGGATTCAATTTGGCTCTCTATTTCGAGATCTTATTCTGTCAAGAATTTGCAGCATGATATAGCCTCTCACTTAGATTTAAAGAGTGAAATTGTGGATGCTGCTGTAACCGAAGAGAGAGCGGCAGAATTGATTCATCGCCGTCTTCAGGGGAAAAAAAGTCTGGTTGTGCTGGACGATCTCTGGACTCTGTCTACAGAAGATTATCTGTTTGATAAGCTTGGTCTGCCGGCTGATAAAGATTGTAAAGTTGTGGTTAGCACAAGAGATAAGCAGGTTGCTCTGAATTCAAATGCTCATATTTATAAGATGAAAATTTTGTCAGATGAAGAGAGTTGGGCTCTGTTCTGCGCCTATGCATTTCCAGAAAGTGAGGGAAACAGAGCACCGCCGCACATGGAAGAGGAGGGTCGGAAGATTGTAAAGCAATGCGGAAATTTACCCCTTGCTATCAAAACGACAGCAGCGTCTCTGGCCAAAACCAGACTTCTCAGCAAATGGGAGTCGAAGAGGCGTCAGATCGAAAGAGTAGTTACTCCCCTTGGTGACCCTAACCCTGTCATGGAGATCTTAAAATTGAGTTACGATTCCTTGCCTGCACATCTCAAGCCATGTTTTgcttatctttctttctttcctgaggATGAGGAGATAGATTGTGAATATCTCATAAATCTCTGGATAGGAGAAAGATTCATCCCAGCAGATGAGGATCAGTGGGAAATAGCATGGAATTGGTTAGATCAACTCGACAATCTCTGTCTGATTCAACTATGGGAAGATGTGGAACATGTCAATTTCAAGAAAAGGGTAACCAAATCCTGTAAAATTCATGATTTGTTGCATGACTTGGCCATACAAATATCCAGAGAAAATAAATGTGCTTTTTCTGTTAAAGAAGCCTGTCAAGGCATAAGTGGTGGCTGTTGCCGGATTTTACTGGCCAAGAAAGATGTAAAAGACCTCAGTCCCCTCTCACAGAGACGTCCTTTTTATCTCCGCACACTCTCACTGTCCAAGAACAAGAAGATTCAAAGCATTCCAGCAAACTTATTTACCGCCATGAGAGGACTGCGCATTCTTGATTTGAGCTGCACATCAATCAGATCATTGCCTGCGTCCATTGAAAATTTGAGACTTTTAAGGGTTTTGAATTTGAGGAAAACATGGATAGAGGAGGTACCGGAGTGTGTGAGACATCTGAAGAACCTCTTGTTTCTTGCATTCCCTTGGAGCTGCAGAGCATTACC from Cryptomeria japonica chromosome 3, Sugi_1.0, whole genome shotgun sequence harbors:
- the LOC131047950 gene encoding probable disease resistance protein At1g61300, encoding MASSSSSYHQNVEEAPFSEFVMEAFPQYDAFINHRGPDVKETLALALHESLEEQDCPTFLDDQELKLGDPINPVIINAIRSSTVQIAIFSPRYAESSLCLDELVLMLRTKARFIPVFCDVEPSDLRHPENGVYATALARHKEKARFSNDRLHRWKAALHASSLVTGYIFSTSDDDVERLCTTIALAVQQEVEKTRSKEVVKPSIPAPVKKSGLLPRDSHPVGIDSKLEQIVGLLEDPKVKVIAVVGMAGSGKTFLLQNIYNRKKSRFEDSIWLSISRSYSVKNLQHDIASHLDLKSEIVDAAVTEERAAELIHRRLQGKKSLVVLDDLWTLSTEDYLFDKLGLPADKDCKVVVSTRDKQVALNSNAHIYKMKILSDEESWALFCAYAFPESEGNRAPPHMEEEGRKIVKQCGNLPLAIKTTAASLAKTRLLSKWESKRRQIERVVTPLGDPNPVMEILKLSYDSLPAHLKPCFAYLSFFPEDEEIDCEYLINLWIGERFIPADEDQWEIAWNWLDQLDNLCLIQLWEDVEHVNFKKRVTKSCKIHDLLHDLAIQISRENKCAFSVKEACQGISGGCCRILLAKKDVKDLSPLSQRRPFYLRTLSLSKNKKIQSIPANLFTAMRGLRILDLSCTSIRSLPASIENLRLLRVLNLRKTWIEEVPECVRHLKNLLFLAFPWSCRALPVWINELKSLQHLECTRVDCIPKGISKVFSLRTLRSFWLELSIEEDEFMRLEDFRKMTQLQEVSLTINHEMELKRLEEGILSQLVKMRRLGIQNGNRELAYFPETMSAMKHLEILRLEKFAVPVWICGLVNLRELMLLWCECSDYPELQGMPNLEKLVLTEGNSVNNNRRCRQFPRAFGKSGAFPRLRSFQIKYFEKLEKFPNLEEEAMACLEEFYLVGCPRVKKMGEGWERLKSLKRFNYLLSGTNELTETLRKGGEYWDKIKTMNPQLTISC